From the Lathyrus oleraceus cultivar Zhongwan6 chromosome 4, CAAS_Psat_ZW6_1.0, whole genome shotgun sequence genome, one window contains:
- the LOC127135067 gene encoding uncharacterized protein LOC127135067: protein MPDQPKPKILPEPAADRLRALEKKIKAIKGNNIFSASSMNMRLDPFFDRLVSSAASDFAHLVTIGDRIEKGLRDGNIPGEVTTSNAPKKYSGGFPRKREGETNTISRKYKGKQQASYGQVAAVVPIPYQQPMQQQKMYQPQHHQHHHQQNTAPPRQFKPRPPRRQLDSLPVPYSQIFPYLQKEGLLTLRELKPSVFPYPPRYDANAHCEFHMGAPGHTLENCFAFQNRVQDLIEAKAVSFTPRRPNVNTNPMLTHKDASVSAIEESDEGKLIRKVEEIQTPITMIGAQLLKSGLILEELVEEENNEELRSYIQQMLDRGELQITYCVKSKCQEEIAVVDIPYDKVKVEIPISPLVIEFPAPFEYKNEKAVPWIYQPRAFKQGRKDKPLMINEPDVTSIVGPTGMTRSGRVFAPRTADTSERAKGKEAVVQIPIPNQGMQVLHLSPKAAITREKAEEFLRIIKKSDYKVVDQLNQTPSKISMLSLLLNSEAHGNSLLKVLSADHITKDITIEQFDDMIVVGGEEGILVSHLTSFRYIEVDGEITETTFQSLEVVNMMAIQQTLELPKSGPSMASWQGARVVMESEDAQDWGKVVELKEKRDKFG from the exons ATGCCTGATCAACCAAAACCTAAAATACTTCCAGAACCTGCTGCAGATAGGCTCCGTGCCctggaaaagaaaatcaaagcCATAAAAGGAAACAACATCTTCAGTGCTTCTTccatgaacatgcgtttg gacccattctttgatCGATTAGTAAGTAGTGCAGCATCTGACTTCGCACATCTCGTCACGATTGGAGACCGCATAGAGAAGGGGTTGAGGGATGGAAATATTCCTGGAGAAGTGACAACATCTAACGCACCAAAGAAATATTCTGGAGGCTTCCCAAGAaaaagagaaggtgaaacaaaCACCATATCCAGGAAGTATAAAGGGAAGCAACAAGCTTCATATGGTCAAGTCGCCGCCGTGGTACCTATACCCTATCAACAACCAATGCAGCAACAAAAAatgtatcaaccacaacatcatcaacatcatcatcagcaaaataCCGCACCACCAAGACAGTTCAAGCCAAGACCCCCAAGAAGACAACTTGATTctctaccagtaccttatagtCAGATATTCCCATATCTGCAGAAGGAGGGCCTTCTAACATTGAGGGAGTTAAAACCATCCGTTTTTCCGTATCCACCTAGATACGACGCTAATGCCCATTGTGAAtttcacatgggagcacctggtCATACTTTGGAAAACTGTTTCGCATTTCAGAATCGAGTACAAGACTTGATTGAAGCCAAGGCCGTTTCTTTCACTCCAAGACGCCCGAACGTGAATACCAACCCTATGCTGACACATAAGGATGCTTccgtcagtgccattgaggagagtgatGAAGGCAAACTGATCcgtaaggttgaagagattcaaacccctatcaccaTGATAGGAGCACAATTGCTGAAGAGTGGTCTGATCCTGGAAGAGTTGGTTGAGGAAGAGAATAATGAAGAGTTGAGGAGTTATATACAACAAATGCTGGATCGAGGCGAGTTACAGATAACTTACTGTGTCAAGAGCAAGTGTCAGGAAGAGATAGCCGTGGTAGATATCCCCTATGATAAGGTCAAAGTAGAAATACCTATAAGCCCGTTGGTGATAGAGTTCCCAGCACCATTCGAATATAAAAATGAGAAGGCAGTCCCATGGATATATCAacccagagcttttaagcaggggcGGAAAGATAAACCTTTAATGATTAACGAACCAGATGTCACTTCAATTGTGGGGCCAACAGGAATGACGCGTAGTGGCCGGGTATTCGCACCAAGAACTGCTGatacttctgagagagctaaagGGAAGGAAGCTGTTGTCCAGATCCCCATCCCTAATCAGGGGATGCAAGTCTTGCACCTATCTCCTAAAGCTGCTATCACTCGTGAGAAGGCTGAGGAGTTTTTAagaataatcaagaagagcgattaCAAGGTGGTGGACCAACTAAACCAAACAccttccaaaatttccatgttatcTCTACTACTCAACTCAGAAGCGCACGGGAATTCGCTGTTGAAAGTATTGAGCGCCGATCATATCACAAAGGACATaacaatagaacaatttgatgac atgattgtgGTTGGAGGAGAAGAAGGTATCTTGGTTAGTCACTTGACATCTTTCCGATATATCGAAGTGGATGGTGAAATCACTGAGACAACCTTCCAATCCTTGGAAGTAGTAAACATGATGGCCATTCAACAGACCTTGGAGCTCCCAAAATCCGGACCATCCATGGCCTCGTGGCAAGGAGCTAGAGTTGTTATGGAAAGTGAAGATGCACAAGATTGGGGCAAAGTGGTTGAATTGAAAGAGAAACGAGACAAGTTTGGCTAG